Proteins encoded in a region of the Haloarcula sp. CBA1129 genome:
- a CDS encoding beta-CASP ribonuclease aCPSF1 — protein MSSADETLDRIKAQVEEETPDDIEIESVAFEGPELVIYTPDAQTVANRDGIVRNLAQTLRKRINVRPTQDALVPPNEAEARITQTIPEDAGVQNLDFDRQTGEVFIEAEKPGRVIGRHGATLDEISASVGWTPEVVRTPPMESSTVSNVRNYLKQEREERRDILQRVGRQINRPTTSDEDWVRLTTLGCCREVGRAAFILSTPESRILIDCGDKPGAEGEVPYLQAPEALAAGPNSLDAVVLTHAHLDHSALIPILFKYGYDGPIYTTAPTRDLMGLLQLDYLDVASKEGRTPPYESQQVRDALKHTIPLEFGNVTDIAPDIKLTMHNAGHILGSAVCHFHIGEGRYNVAFSGDIHYKDTRLLDGAVNDFPRVETLVLESTYGGKNDYQTDQSDSERVLRDVINEAHEKDGKILIPAFAVGRSQELMLVLEEAMREGDIPTMPVYLDGMIREATAIHTAYPEYLRDDLRQRILYEDENPFLAEQFEQVDGGDEMRRDITDEGPAIILTTSGMVTGGPVMSWLRLLGSDPDSTMAFVGYQAEGTLGRQIQRGQDEITLGDTSGPRAERVSLKLNVETVDGFSGHADRQGLESFVETMHPRPEKILCVHGDASTTNQLSSALYQKFNMRTHNPKNLETFRLS, from the coding sequence ATGAGTTCCGCAGACGAGACACTTGATCGAATTAAAGCACAGGTCGAAGAAGAGACACCGGACGACATCGAAATCGAGTCCGTCGCTTTCGAGGGGCCGGAACTGGTCATTTACACGCCGGACGCACAGACGGTCGCCAACCGCGACGGTATCGTCCGGAACCTCGCCCAGACGCTTCGAAAACGGATCAACGTTCGGCCCACACAGGACGCGCTGGTCCCGCCGAACGAGGCCGAGGCTCGAATCACGCAGACGATTCCCGAGGACGCTGGCGTCCAGAATCTGGATTTCGACCGCCAGACCGGCGAAGTGTTCATCGAGGCCGAGAAACCCGGCCGCGTCATCGGCCGTCACGGCGCGACGCTGGACGAAATCTCGGCCTCTGTCGGCTGGACCCCTGAGGTCGTCCGCACGCCGCCGATGGAGTCCTCGACCGTCTCGAACGTCCGGAACTACCTCAAGCAGGAACGCGAGGAACGGCGGGACATCCTCCAGCGTGTCGGTCGCCAGATCAACCGCCCCACTACGAGCGACGAGGACTGGGTGCGACTCACGACGCTGGGCTGCTGTCGTGAGGTCGGGCGCGCCGCCTTCATCCTCTCGACGCCGGAATCCCGCATCCTCATCGACTGCGGCGACAAGCCCGGTGCCGAGGGCGAGGTCCCGTATCTCCAAGCACCCGAAGCGCTCGCCGCGGGGCCGAACTCCCTCGATGCCGTCGTCCTGACCCACGCGCACCTCGACCACTCTGCGCTCATTCCCATCCTGTTCAAGTACGGCTATGACGGGCCGATCTACACGACTGCGCCAACGCGGGACCTGATGGGTCTGCTCCAGCTGGATTATCTGGATGTGGCCTCGAAAGAAGGTCGCACCCCGCCCTACGAGAGCCAGCAGGTCCGGGACGCGCTGAAACACACGATTCCACTGGAGTTTGGCAACGTCACCGACATCGCGCCGGATATCAAACTCACGATGCACAATGCCGGCCACATCCTCGGGTCGGCCGTGTGTCACTTCCATATCGGCGAGGGTCGGTACAACGTCGCTTTCTCCGGAGACATCCACTACAAGGACACCCGCCTGCTCGACGGCGCTGTCAACGATTTCCCGCGGGTGGAGACACTCGTGCTTGAGTCGACCTACGGCGGCAAAAACGACTACCAGACCGACCAGTCCGACTCCGAGCGGGTCCTCAGGGACGTCATCAACGAGGCCCACGAGAAGGACGGCAAAATCCTGATTCCGGCCTTCGCCGTCGGGCGGTCTCAAGAACTCATGCTCGTCCTCGAAGAAGCGATGCGGGAGGGTGATATCCCGACGATGCCGGTGTACCTCGACGGAATGATCCGGGAGGCGACGGCCATCCACACCGCGTATCCGGAGTACCTCCGGGACGACCTCCGTCAGCGCATCCTGTACGAGGACGAGAACCCGTTCCTCGCCGAGCAGTTCGAGCAGGTCGACGGCGGCGACGAGATGCGGCGTGACATCACCGATGAAGGGCCAGCGATCATCCTGACCACCTCCGGGATGGTCACCGGCGGCCCAGTGATGTCATGGCTCCGACTGCTGGGCAGTGACCCGGACAGCACGATGGCCTTTGTCGGCTATCAGGCCGAGGGGACGCTCGGTCGGCAGATCCAGCGCGGCCAAGACGAGATCACGCTCGGCGACACGAGCGGGCCACGGGCCGAACGGGTGAGCCTCAAACTCAACGTGGAGACGGTCGACGGCTTCTCCGGCCACGCCGACCGGCAGGGCCTGGAGTCGTTCGTCGAGACGATGCACCCGCGACCGGAGAAGATCCTCTGTGTCCACGGCGACGCGTCCACGACCAACCAACTGTCCTCTGCGCTGTACCAGAAATTCAACATGCGGACCCACAACCCGAAGAACCTCGAAACGTTCCGGCTCTCCTGA
- a CDS encoding bifunctional oligoribonuclease/PAP phosphatase NrnA — MRPATELENLLGEGESLTIVCHNNPDPDCLASALALGRIAAAVGIDERRILYSGEISHQQNRSFVNLLEMDIQEFDAADVTGRDSLELLAFVDHSIPGSNNRVPEDISVDIVIDHHPAEDITARFVDHRVEIGATATILTEYLRDLDIELDDRLATALLFAIRRETLGFLRGVTPDEYGAAGFLTDAADSDLLRQLSSPSVSGATVDAIADAIENRTVRGSVLISHVGRTPERDALPQAADYLATLEGVDTAIVFGIVEDTIQLSARSTDSRVHIGDVLNSSLDDVGSAGGHREMAGGEVPLGIFADYTSDDTVLVDIVEQVISARLFAGLNLSEES; from the coding sequence ATGCGCCCCGCAACGGAACTCGAAAACCTACTCGGAGAGGGGGAGTCGCTCACCATTGTCTGTCACAACAACCCAGACCCCGACTGTCTGGCCAGCGCGCTCGCGCTCGGCCGTATCGCCGCCGCCGTCGGCATCGATGAGCGGCGAATCCTCTACAGCGGCGAGATATCCCACCAGCAGAACCGCTCGTTCGTCAATCTGCTCGAGATGGACATTCAGGAGTTCGACGCGGCCGACGTGACCGGCCGGGACTCTCTGGAACTGCTCGCCTTCGTCGATCACTCGATTCCGGGGTCGAACAACCGGGTCCCCGAAGACATCTCGGTCGACATCGTCATCGACCACCATCCCGCCGAGGACATCACAGCTCGGTTCGTCGACCACCGGGTAGAGATCGGGGCGACGGCGACGATACTGACCGAGTACCTGCGGGACCTCGACATCGAACTCGACGACCGTCTGGCGACGGCGCTACTGTTCGCGATTCGACGCGAGACACTGGGCTTTCTTCGCGGCGTGACGCCTGATGAGTACGGAGCCGCCGGCTTTCTGACGGACGCGGCCGATTCAGACCTGTTGCGACAGCTCTCCTCGCCATCGGTCAGCGGTGCAACTGTCGACGCAATCGCGGACGCAATCGAGAACCGGACGGTCCGTGGCTCGGTACTGATATCTCACGTCGGACGGACGCCGGAACGGGACGCGCTGCCGCAGGCGGCCGACTATCTGGCGACGCTTGAGGGCGTCGATACGGCCATCGTTTTCGGTATCGTCGAGGACACCATCCAACTCAGCGCCCGCTCAACGGACTCTCGGGTCCATATCGGCGACGTGCTGAACAGTTCTCTGGACGACGTCGGGAGCGCCGGCGGCCACCGAGAGATGGCTGGCGGTGAAGTGCCACTCGGTATTTTCGCCGACTACACGAGCGATGACACCGTGCTCGTCGACATCGTCGAGCAGGTAATCTCGGCTCGGCTGTTTGCCGGATTGAACCTCTCAGAAGAGAGCTGA
- a CDS encoding putative sulfate/molybdate transporter, whose translation MSVPFRDWTTVSLSWNELTGAVGDSATVLPVVVAVAVLTELSLPVMLVWFGIFQVVWGLYYGVPISIEPMKAFAALVIAGTISTGELVVAGLLLAGILLVLGTTQSLGTVNRYVDDTVVRGIQLGVALVLLETGIGLGLSDPRLVAVAVGVVAVLAVLGHGGQSAFAVFVLGVVLALAETGVPTPAVPAVDAMFMLPTMTVSVQTVEAVLAQIAVTVGNAALATSVLLADYFDRDVSADQLSNSMGLMNLAAVPFGAFPMCHGSGGVAGKYAFGARTPGANLILGAGYVLTAFLAVGVIAAYPTALLGVILVLIALQLGWTGVSRTDDIVVVAAIGLLGVLVNLGLAFVLGVLVQQLRARL comes from the coding sequence ATGAGCGTCCCGTTCCGCGACTGGACGACGGTTTCGCTGTCGTGGAACGAACTGACCGGCGCAGTCGGTGATTCGGCGACGGTACTCCCGGTCGTCGTCGCCGTCGCCGTTCTCACGGAACTCTCGCTCCCGGTCATGCTCGTCTGGTTCGGTATTTTTCAGGTCGTCTGGGGACTGTACTACGGAGTCCCCATCTCCATCGAGCCGATGAAGGCCTTCGCCGCACTGGTCATCGCCGGGACCATCTCCACCGGCGAACTGGTCGTCGCGGGGCTTTTGCTGGCCGGTATCCTGCTCGTGCTCGGAACGACGCAGTCGCTCGGAACGGTCAATCGGTACGTCGACGATACCGTCGTCCGGGGAATCCAACTCGGCGTCGCGCTGGTCCTGCTAGAGACAGGCATCGGTCTCGGACTCAGCGATCCGCGGCTCGTGGCCGTCGCTGTCGGTGTGGTGGCCGTACTCGCCGTTCTGGGCCACGGCGGGCAGAGCGCCTTCGCCGTTTTCGTCCTCGGAGTGGTCCTCGCCCTCGCGGAGACCGGGGTGCCGACGCCGGCTGTCCCCGCCGTCGACGCTATGTTCATGCTCCCGACCATGACGGTGTCGGTACAGACGGTGGAAGCCGTCCTCGCCCAGATTGCGGTCACAGTCGGCAACGCTGCGCTCGCCACGTCAGTCTTGCTCGCGGACTACTTCGACCGGGACGTGTCTGCGGACCAGCTCTCGAACAGTATGGGACTGATGAATCTTGCTGCGGTTCCCTTCGGCGCGTTCCCGATGTGTCACGGGAGCGGCGGCGTCGCCGGGAAGTACGCCTTCGGTGCCAGAACGCCCGGCGCGAACCTGATACTCGGCGCAGGCTACGTGCTGACTGCGTTCCTCGCCGTCGGCGTCATCGCGGCCTATCCGACGGCGCTGCTCGGCGTCATTCTAGTCCTCATCGCGCTCCAGCTGGGCTGGACCGGCGTTTCCAGAACGGACGACATCGTGGTCGTCGCGGCAATCGGCCTCCTCGGCGTCCTCGTCAACCTCGGCCTCGCGTTCGTCCTCGGCGTCCTCGTCCAACAGCTGCGTGCCCGGTTGTGA
- the moaA gene encoding GTP 3',8-cyclase MoaA: MLEDDFGREVSGVRVSLTDRCNFDCVYCHNEGLGDTRGPMEAQDDELTADTIVAFLEVAAEFGVDSVKFTGGEPMLREDLEEIVRRAPDEMEVSMTTNGTFLPGRAPDLVDAGLARVNVSQDALDSEAFAELTQSGAYDRVLEGVEAALDAGLEPVKLNMVVFEPTAGYVPKMVDHVAENPGLQLQLIEYMPELAGHPEWAIDIDRVHNWLEDRADTVEHREMHDRKRYWIHSSEEAADTGTTATSLAASDGGVRTEPVNNENSGMVEIVDPVGNENFCANCHRVRLTHDGYLKGCLNRNDDLRDIGTTKESMRAAFRETVDTRVPYYGEYMVETEDGEWEINEAYIDTDGDRAPYEYSE; encoded by the coding sequence ATGCTCGAAGACGACTTCGGTCGCGAGGTGTCCGGCGTCCGCGTCTCCCTTACCGACCGGTGTAACTTCGACTGCGTCTACTGCCACAACGAGGGGCTGGGAGACACACGCGGCCCGATGGAGGCACAGGACGACGAACTCACCGCCGACACTATCGTCGCCTTCCTCGAAGTCGCCGCCGAGTTCGGCGTCGACTCGGTGAAGTTCACGGGCGGAGAGCCGATGCTCCGGGAGGACTTAGAGGAAATCGTCAGGCGCGCCCCCGACGAGATGGAGGTGTCGATGACCACGAACGGCACCTTCCTCCCCGGCCGCGCCCCGGACCTCGTCGACGCTGGTCTTGCGCGGGTCAACGTCTCGCAGGACGCACTGGATAGTGAGGCCTTCGCCGAGCTGACCCAGAGCGGGGCCTACGACCGCGTCCTCGAAGGCGTCGAAGCGGCACTGGACGCCGGCCTCGAACCGGTGAAGCTCAACATGGTCGTGTTCGAGCCGACCGCCGGCTACGTCCCGAAAATGGTCGATCACGTCGCCGAGAACCCCGGCCTCCAGCTCCAGCTCATCGAATATATGCCGGAACTGGCCGGCCATCCGGAGTGGGCCATCGACATCGACCGCGTTCACAACTGGCTGGAAGACCGCGCCGACACGGTCGAACACCGGGAGATGCACGACCGCAAGCGCTACTGGATACACAGCAGCGAGGAGGCCGCCGATACCGGGACCACTGCCACTTCGCTGGCCGCATCCGACGGCGGCGTGCGGACCGAGCCGGTCAACAACGAGAACAGTGGGATGGTCGAAATCGTCGATCCCGTCGGCAACGAGAACTTCTGTGCGAACTGCCACCGCGTGCGGCTCACCCACGACGGCTATCTCAAGGGCTGTCTGAACCGCAACGACGACCTGCGGGACATCGGCACGACCAAGGAGTCGATGCGGGCCGCGTTCCGTGAGACGGTCGACACCCGCGTCCCCTACTACGGCGAGTACATGGTCGAGACCGAGGACGGCGAGTGGGAGATTAACGAGGCGTACATCGACACCGACGGGGACCGTGCGCCCTACGAGTACTCCGAGTAG
- the yqeC gene encoding selenium cofactor biosynthesis protein YqeC — protein sequence MDIVDALDAWRGTTCFVGAGGKKTTMATLARRLDRAVVTATVRIPIFDGWVKEVVVTETPRTAIDGASTWPLGVVPAQERPDRYRGYDPETVADLADIDHPILVKADGARMREFKAPSDREPQLPSTASTVVPIASAHVVGRALTDDIVHRVDEVAAITGLDSGDEIQPRDVAAVLASDRGGLKDVPADATAVPLLNMVDDDELEASARAVAEAVHERADVPRVVLAEMRAEDPLVAVI from the coding sequence ATGGACATCGTCGACGCGCTAGACGCGTGGCGGGGAACGACCTGTTTCGTCGGCGCTGGCGGCAAGAAAACGACGATGGCGACGCTCGCACGTCGGCTCGACCGCGCCGTCGTCACCGCGACGGTCCGGATTCCGATTTTCGACGGGTGGGTCAAGGAAGTCGTGGTGACAGAGACTCCGCGGACGGCAATCGACGGGGCGTCAACGTGGCCGCTGGGCGTCGTCCCGGCACAGGAGCGGCCGGACCGCTACCGCGGCTACGACCCGGAAACCGTTGCCGACCTCGCCGACATCGACCACCCGATTCTGGTGAAAGCCGACGGCGCGCGGATGCGGGAGTTCAAAGCGCCGAGCGACCGCGAGCCACAGCTACCCTCGACGGCATCGACGGTCGTTCCCATCGCCAGCGCACATGTCGTCGGTCGGGCGCTGACTGACGACATCGTCCACCGGGTCGACGAGGTGGCCGCGATTACCGGGCTTGACTCCGGTGACGAAATTCAACCGCGAGATGTCGCGGCGGTGCTCGCCAGCGACCGCGGCGGGCTCAAAGACGTGCCAGCCGACGCGACTGCGGTTCCGCTGCTCAACATGGTCGACGACGACGAACTCGAAGCGAGCGCGCGGGCCGTCGCCGAGGCGGTTCACGAGCGGGCCGACGTTCCGCGGGTCGTCCTCGCCGAGATGCGGGCCGAGGACCCGCTGGTGGCGGTCATCTGA
- a CDS encoding molybdenum cofactor guanylyltransferase — translation MRAGVIVAGGRSTRFGDSDKAVADLAGTPMIRRVADRLGQAVDELVVNCREDQVEAIGVALSDHVLDPTFALDEDPDQGPMAGIATGLEAVDSEYAAVVACDMPSVDPEFVDYLFERAASHEAAVPRPDEWFQTTQAVYHTDSMRDACRRALERGEHKIVEPLFDLDYVVVEREEILEHTTPATFENLNTHEEFEAAAERF, via the coding sequence ATGCGCGCAGGAGTGATTGTCGCAGGCGGCCGGTCGACGCGATTTGGAGACAGCGACAAGGCCGTCGCCGACCTCGCGGGGACACCGATGATCCGCCGTGTCGCCGACCGGCTGGGTCAGGCCGTCGACGAACTCGTCGTGAACTGCCGCGAAGATCAGGTCGAGGCTATTGGAGTGGCGCTATCGGATCACGTACTCGACCCGACGTTCGCACTCGACGAGGACCCCGACCAAGGACCGATGGCGGGCATCGCGACCGGGCTGGAGGCCGTCGACAGCGAATACGCCGCCGTGGTGGCCTGTGATATGCCGTCCGTCGATCCCGAATTCGTCGATTATCTGTTCGAACGGGCGGCGTCCCACGAGGCCGCGGTCCCGCGCCCGGACGAGTGGTTCCAGACGACACAGGCAGTGTACCACACCGATTCGATGCGGGACGCCTGCCGGCGAGCGTTGGAGCGCGGCGAGCACAAAATCGTCGAGCCGCTGTTCGACCTCGATTACGTCGTCGTCGAGCGCGAGGAGATCCTCGAACACACCACGCCTGCGACCTTCGAGAACCTCAACACTCACGAGGAGTTCGAGGCCGCGGCCGAGCGGTTTTGA